In one Pseudomonas sp. 31-12 genomic region, the following are encoded:
- a CDS encoding DUF2970 domain-containing protein yields MDDPVDNKPPSFWQMLHSVMAAAFGVQSGKNRARDFTHGKPSHFVILGILFTAVFALTLFGIVQLVVHLAGR; encoded by the coding sequence ATGGACGATCCAGTCGACAACAAGCCGCCGAGCTTCTGGCAGATGCTGCACAGTGTCATGGCTGCGGCGTTCGGGGTGCAGAGCGGGAAGAACCGGGCGCGGGATTTCACCCACGGCAAGCCGAGTCATTTCGTGATTCTGGGGATTCTGTTCACGGCGGTGTTTGCCCTGACGCTGTTTGGCATCGTGCAATTGGTGGTGCATCTGGCGGGACGTTAG
- a CDS encoding fatty acid cis/trans isomerase: MSYRVITSIFMLLLSWGAVAQGPAISYTQDIQPIFTEKCVACHACYDSACQLNLGSGEGVSRGATKSPVYDGERSQAAAPTRLFYDAFGKRAWQQKGFYSVLDAQGSQAALMARMLELGHTTPLQPNAKLPQDIVLGLNRENMCAMPAEFGGYASTHPKEGMPLAVTGLTDQQYQTLQRWLASGAPIDEQGLVPSAKEALQVVQWENLLNSPGARQSLVGRWLFEHWFLAHLYFKDGEPGHFFQWVRSRTPTGQPIDLINTRRPNDDPGTQVYYRLWPVQGVIVHKTHITYPLSAAKMARIKSLFYNGQWQVNALPGYGPERRANPFTTFEAIPAQARYQFMLDNAEYFVRTFIRGPVCRGQIATDVIRDHFWALFQAPEHDLYITDPNYRGQATPLLAMPGQNDDVGSVLSLWHDYRNKRNEYEALRRDNYGELPAPSWSTLWAGNDNALLSIFRHFDSASVNKGLIGDVPQTLWLFDFPLLERTYYQLAVNFDVFGNVSHQAQTRLYFDLIRNGAEQNFLRLMPADSRDDYLNDWYQAGGQFKMWLDYEAIDNDTPTALKLDEKDPKRDFAMQLLTRYGELNARPDPINRCDGAYCSRPNIDPALQSAEQALSRLTSRPAAGLKVIDQLPEATMLRIETASGKREVYSLLRNRAHSNVAFLLGESRRYQPGLDTVTIFPGVLSSYPNFMFNIPADQVPAFVDAMENAKDAHRFEKIVERWGIRRSHPQFWFYFHDLSRYIHETEPVEEGVLDMNRYENL; this comes from the coding sequence ATGTCGTATCGCGTCATCACCAGCATATTTATGCTGCTTTTAAGCTGGGGTGCCGTTGCGCAAGGTCCGGCGATTTCCTACACGCAGGATATCCAACCGATCTTCACCGAAAAGTGCGTGGCCTGCCATGCCTGCTACGACTCCGCCTGTCAGCTCAATCTGGGCAGCGGTGAAGGGGTGTCGCGTGGCGCGACCAAATCCCCGGTCTACGATGGCGAACGCAGCCAGGCCGCCGCGCCGACCCGGTTGTTTTATGACGCGTTCGGTAAACGCGCCTGGCAGCAGAAGGGCTTCTATTCGGTCCTTGACGCCCAAGGCAGCCAGGCTGCTTTGATGGCGCGAATGCTGGAGCTGGGCCACACAACCCCGCTGCAACCCAATGCCAAGTTGCCGCAAGACATCGTCCTGGGCTTGAACCGGGAAAACATGTGCGCCATGCCGGCGGAGTTCGGCGGCTACGCCAGCACCCATCCGAAAGAAGGCATGCCGCTGGCGGTCACCGGCCTGACCGACCAGCAATACCAGACGCTGCAACGCTGGCTGGCCTCCGGCGCGCCCATTGATGAGCAAGGCCTGGTGCCTTCAGCGAAAGAAGCGTTACAGGTGGTGCAGTGGGAAAATCTGCTCAATTCGCCGGGTGCCAGACAAAGCCTGGTCGGCCGCTGGTTATTCGAGCATTGGTTCCTCGCTCATCTCTATTTCAAGGACGGCGAGCCGGGGCACTTCTTCCAGTGGGTCCGTTCGCGAACCCCGACTGGCCAGCCGATCGATCTGATCAATACCCGGCGCCCGAACGACGATCCGGGCACTCAGGTGTATTACCGCTTGTGGCCGGTGCAAGGCGTAATCGTGCACAAGACCCACATCACCTATCCGCTGAGCGCAGCGAAGATGGCGCGGATCAAAAGCCTGTTTTACAACGGTCAATGGCAGGTCAACGCCTTGCCGGGGTACGGTCCGGAACGCCGGGCCAATCCGTTCACCACTTTCGAAGCGATCCCGGCGCAGGCGCGTTATCAGTTCATGCTCGATAACGCCGAATACTTTGTGCGCACCTTCATTCGTGGGCCGGTCTGCCGTGGCCAGATTGCTACCGACGTGATCCGTGATCACTTCTGGGCACTGTTCCAGGCGCCGGAACACGACCTCTACATCACCGACCCGAACTACCGCGGCCAGGCCACGCCGTTGCTGGCGATGCCGGGGCAGAACGACGATGTGGGCAGCGTCCTGAGCCTGTGGCATGACTACCGCAACAAACGCAACGAGTACGAAGCGCTGCGTCGAGACAATTACGGGGAATTGCCAGCACCGAGTTGGTCGACCTTGTGGGCGGGCAATGACAACGCGCTGTTGAGCATCTTTCGGCATTTCGACAGTGCTTCGGTAAACAAAGGCCTGATCGGCGACGTGCCGCAAACCCTCTGGCTGTTCGACTTTCCGCTGTTGGAGCGCACGTATTATCAGTTGGCGGTCAACTTCGACGTGTTCGGCAACGTGTCGCACCAAGCGCAGACGCGCCTGTATTTCGACCTGATCCGCAACGGCGCAGAGCAGAATTTCCTGCGCCTGATGCCGGCCGATTCACGGGACGATTACCTCAACGATTGGTATCAGGCCGGCGGCCAATTCAAGATGTGGCTGGATTACGAAGCCATCGACAACGACACGCCAACGGCGCTGAAACTGGATGAGAAAGATCCCAAACGCGACTTCGCGATGCAGTTGTTGACCCGTTACGGCGAACTCAATGCCAGGCCCGATCCAATCAACCGCTGCGATGGCGCTTACTGCTCGCGGCCGAACATCGACCCGGCATTGCAGAGTGCCGAGCAGGCCTTGAGTCGCCTGACGTCACGCCCGGCGGCGGGTTTGAAGGTCATCGATCAGTTGCCGGAGGCGACCATGCTGCGCATCGAGACGGCGAGCGGCAAGCGCGAGGTCTACAGCCTGTTGCGCAACCGGGCCCACAGCAATGTGGCGTTCCTGCTCGGTGAGTCGCGGCGTTATCAGCCAGGGCTCGACACCGTGACGATTTTTCCGGGCGTGCTCAGCAGCTATCCGAATTTCATGTTCAACATTCCGGCCGACCAGGTGCCGGCGTTCGTCGATGCCATGGAAAACGCCAAGGACGCGCACCGTTTCGAGAAAATCGTCGAGCGCTGGGGTATTCGCCGCAGCCATCCGCAGTTCTGGTTCTACTTCCATGACCTGAGCCGCTACATCCACGAAACCGAGCCGGTGGAAGAGGGCGTGCTGGACATGAACCGGTACGAGAATCTTTGA
- a CDS encoding acyltransferase: MLISVQALRAVAAWTVVCHHFMQIFFDFQARGPVGQMFIDKGAVGVDIFFVISGLVIFLSTEGKSLPPGRFLLYRLFRIVPAYWLYTVLMALVVVFAQPVLPDQTIDWSHFLLSLLFIPTENPGGYGIYPTLNVGWTLNYEMLFYVLFAWALLFRLQVRLLIVGALLFVVCQAWTGYGWISEFYHSDIVYEFLLGIAIGMIYRRGWIKPGFWLPLLGIGGALLAIYNLAPQPRFIAWGVPSAVLVMACMALERFFENTRLFKVLGDCSYSVYLMHVLVLSAGGFFAQRYGVNPYVMFAVCVLTIGVASWASYEFVEKSSYRWLKGWIDGESASNVVPALSRQKY; this comes from the coding sequence ATGTTGATTTCAGTACAGGCACTGCGCGCCGTCGCGGCCTGGACGGTGGTCTGCCACCATTTTATGCAGATTTTCTTCGACTTCCAGGCCCGTGGCCCGGTGGGGCAGATGTTCATCGATAAGGGCGCGGTGGGCGTTGATATCTTCTTTGTCATCAGCGGGCTGGTGATCTTCCTGTCCACCGAAGGCAAATCGCTGCCGCCCGGGCGGTTTCTTCTGTATCGACTGTTTCGCATCGTTCCGGCGTACTGGCTGTACACGGTGCTGATGGCGCTGGTGGTCGTGTTCGCACAGCCTGTATTGCCGGATCAGACGATCGACTGGTCGCATTTCCTGCTGTCGCTGTTGTTCATTCCCACGGAAAACCCCGGCGGCTACGGGATTTATCCGACGCTTAATGTCGGCTGGACGCTGAACTACGAAATGCTCTTCTACGTGCTGTTTGCCTGGGCATTGCTGTTTCGCTTGCAGGTTCGGCTGCTGATTGTTGGCGCGCTGTTGTTTGTGGTGTGTCAGGCCTGGACCGGATATGGCTGGATCAGCGAGTTCTACCATTCGGACATTGTTTATGAGTTTCTGCTGGGGATCGCCATCGGCATGATTTACCGGCGCGGCTGGATCAAACCCGGTTTCTGGCTGCCCTTGCTGGGGATTGGCGGCGCATTGCTGGCGATTTATAACCTGGCACCGCAGCCACGTTTCATCGCCTGGGGCGTGCCCAGTGCGGTGCTGGTGATGGCGTGCATGGCGCTGGAACGCTTTTTCGAGAACACCCGGCTGTTCAAGGTGCTCGGCGATTGTTCCTACTCGGTGTACCTGATGCACGTGCTGGTGCTGTCTGCCGGCGGATTTTTCGCACAGCGTTATGGGGTAAATCCCTACGTGATGTTCGCTGTTTGCGTGCTGACCATCGGTGTGGCCTCCTGGGCAAGTTACGAATTTGTGGAAAAAAGCAGCTATCGGTGGCTTAAAGGCTGGATTGACGGCGAATCGGCAAGCAACGTTGTTCCGGCTCTTTCCCGACAAAAATACTAG
- a CDS encoding ABC transporter substrate-binding protein, translating into MLKFFYTFLLMLGAAYGPAAHAESVLFLNPGKTDETFWVSYSQFMQAAATDLGIDLRILYSQRMPELTVAQARLALQGPDRPDYLVFVNEQYVAPQILRLAQGSGVKLFTVNAALTANQLSLLGERSDRLGSLVPNDEEGGYLMLKDLIRQHPPVAPGEVIELLAFSGLKITPSAQLREQGMMRALAEHPEVRLRQLVYGGWTQGRAYEQAKLLFRRYPKVSLVWSANDEMAFGAMQAYSETGGVPGKDALFSGVNASPAALQAMVDGRLSVLLGGHFTLGGWALVELHDHEQGVDLDQYGGRDRLIPLLQLIDKAQAKRLLAMGASPNYGVNFRRLSAKGRPTSYRYPFSLKTLMH; encoded by the coding sequence ATGTTGAAGTTTTTCTACACCTTCTTGCTGATGCTTGGCGCGGCTTACGGCCCTGCTGCGCATGCGGAATCGGTGTTGTTCCTGAATCCCGGGAAGACGGATGAAACCTTCTGGGTCAGCTATTCGCAATTTATGCAGGCGGCTGCCACGGATCTGGGCATCGATCTGCGGATTCTCTATTCCCAACGCATGCCCGAACTCACCGTGGCGCAAGCCCGTCTTGCGCTGCAAGGTCCTGATCGTCCGGACTATCTGGTGTTCGTCAACGAACAGTATGTCGCTCCGCAAATTTTGCGTCTGGCCCAAGGCAGCGGGGTCAAACTGTTCACGGTCAACGCTGCGCTGACGGCCAACCAGCTGAGTCTGTTGGGCGAACGCTCCGATCGATTGGGCAGCCTGGTGCCGAACGACGAGGAGGGCGGTTACCTGATGCTCAAGGATCTGATCCGCCAGCATCCCCCGGTAGCGCCCGGCGAGGTCATCGAGCTACTGGCGTTTTCCGGCTTGAAGATCACACCGTCGGCGCAGTTGCGCGAGCAAGGCATGATGCGCGCCTTGGCCGAGCACCCTGAAGTGCGTTTGCGCCAACTGGTTTACGGCGGCTGGACCCAGGGCCGGGCCTATGAACAAGCCAAATTGCTGTTCCGGCGTTATCCGAAGGTCTCGCTGGTGTGGTCGGCCAATGACGAAATGGCGTTTGGCGCCATGCAGGCGTATTCGGAGACGGGTGGAGTGCCCGGCAAAGATGCGTTGTTCAGCGGAGTGAACGCGTCGCCCGCCGCGTTGCAGGCGATGGTTGACGGGCGCTTGAGCGTATTGTTGGGCGGACACTTCACGTTGGGCGGTTGGGCGCTCGTGGAGTTGCATGACCATGAACAGGGCGTGGACCTGGACCAGTACGGCGGGCGCGACCGGCTGATTCCGTTACTGCAATTGATCGACAAGGCCCAGGCCAAGCGGTTGCTGGCCATGGGCGCATCGCCGAATTACGGGGTGAACTTCCGTCGCTTGTCGGCCAAGGGGCGGCCGACGTCCTATCGCTATCCGTTCAGCCTGAAAACCCTGATGCACTAA
- the metH gene encoding methionine synthase, with product MSDRSVRLQALKHALKERILILDGGMGTMIQSYKLEEQDYRGKRFADWPSDVKGNNDLLVLTRPDVIGGIEKAYLDAGADILETNTFNATRISMADYGMEELAYELNVEGARLARKVADAKTLENPDKPRFVAGVLGPTSRTCSLSPDVNNPGYRNVTFDELVENYTEATKGLIEGGADLILIETIFDTLNAKAAIFAVQGVFEELGVELPIMISGTITDASGRTLSGQTTEAFWNSVAHAKPISVGLNCALGASELRPYLEELSNKAGTHVSAHPNAGLPNEFGEYDELPSETAKVIEEFAQSGFLNIVGGCCGTTPGHIEAIANAVAGYAPRVIPEIPKACRLSGLEPFTIDRSSLFVNVGERTNITGSAKFARLIREDNYTEALEVALQQVEAGAQIIDINMDEGMLDSKKAMVTFLNLIAGEPDISRVPIMIDSSKWEVIEAGLKCIQGKGIVNSISMKEGVEQFIHHAKLCKRYGAAVVVMAFDEAGQADTEARKKEICKRSYDILVNEVGFPPEDIIFDPNIFAVATGIEEHNNYAVDFINACAYIRDELPYALTSGGVSNVSFSFRGNNPVREAIHSVFLLYAIRNGLTMGIVNAGQLEIYDQIPAELRDAVEDVVLNRTPNGTDALLAIADKYKGDGSVKEAETEEWRNWDVNKRLEHALVKGITTHIVEDTEESRQSFARPIEVIEGPLMSGMNIVGDLFGAGKMFLPQVVKSARVMKQAVAHLIPFIELEKGDKPQAKGKILMATVKGDVHDIGKNIVGVVLGCNGYDIVDLGVMVPAEKILQVAKEQKCDIIGLSGLITPSLDEMVHVAREMQRQDFHLPLMIGGATTSKAHTAVKIEPKYSNDAVIYVTDASRAVGVATQLLSKELKPAFVEKTRLEYIDVRERTANRSARTERLSYPAAIAKKPQFDWSAYEPVKPTFTGSRVLDNIDLKVLAEYIDWTPFFISWDLAGKFPRILTDEVVGEAATALYADAQEMLAKLIDEKLISARAVFGFWPANQVREDDIEVYGDDGKPLAKLHHLRQQIIKTDGKPNFSLADFVAPKDSEITDYVGGFITTAGIGAEEVAKAYQDAGDDYNSIMVKALADRLAEACAEWLHQQVRKDYWGYAKDETLDNEALIKEQYTGIRPAPGYPACPDHTEKSTLFALLDPEASEMQAGRSGVFLTEHYAMFPAAAVSGWYFAHPQAQYFAVGKIDKDQVQSYTSRKGQELSVTERWLAPNLGYDN from the coding sequence ATGTCCGATCGCAGTGTTCGCCTTCAAGCTCTCAAGCACGCCCTCAAAGAGCGCATCCTGATTCTCGATGGCGGCATGGGCACGATGATCCAGAGCTACAAGCTCGAAGAGCAGGATTACCGGGGCAAACGCTTCGCCGACTGGCCGAGCGACGTCAAGGGCAACAACGACCTGCTGGTGCTGACCCGCCCTGACGTGATTGGCGGCATCGAGAAAGCCTACCTGGATGCCGGCGCCGACATTCTGGAAACCAACACCTTTAATGCCACCCGGATTTCCATGGCCGATTACGGCATGGAAGAGCTGGCCTACGAACTGAACGTAGAAGGTGCCCGCCTGGCGCGCAAGGTCGCCGATGCGAAAACCCTGGAGAACCCGGACAAGCCGCGCTTCGTTGCCGGCGTCCTCGGCCCGACCAGCCGCACCTGCTCGCTGTCGCCGGACGTGAACAACCCCGGCTATCGCAACGTGACCTTCGATGAACTGGTGGAAAACTACACCGAGGCCACCAAAGGCCTGATCGAAGGTGGCGCCGACCTGATCCTGATCGAAACCATTTTCGACACACTGAACGCCAAAGCGGCGATCTTCGCCGTGCAAGGGGTGTTCGAAGAGCTGGGCGTCGAACTGCCGATCATGATCTCCGGCACCATCACCGACGCCTCCGGCCGCACCCTGTCCGGCCAGACCACCGAAGCGTTCTGGAACTCGGTGGCCCATGCCAAGCCAATCTCCGTCGGCCTGAACTGCGCCCTCGGTGCCAGTGAGTTGCGTCCGTACCTGGAAGAGCTGTCGAACAAGGCCGGCACCCACGTTTCGGCGCACCCGAACGCCGGCCTGCCGAACGAATTCGGCGAATACGACGAATTGCCGTCGGAAACCGCCAAGGTCATCGAGGAGTTCGCCCAGAGCGGCTTCCTCAACATCGTCGGCGGCTGCTGCGGCACCACGCCGGGCCACATCGAAGCCATCGCCAACGCCGTGGCCGGTTATGCGCCACGTGTTATTCCGGAAATCCCGAAGGCTTGCCGCCTCTCCGGTTTGGAACCGTTCACCATCGATCGCAGTTCGTTGTTCGTCAACGTCGGCGAGCGCACCAACATCACTGGTTCCGCCAAGTTCGCCCGGCTGATCCGTGAAGACAATTACACCGAAGCGCTGGAAGTCGCCCTGCAACAGGTTGAAGCCGGCGCGCAGATCATCGACATCAACATGGACGAGGGGATGCTCGATTCGAAGAAGGCCATGGTGACCTTCCTCAATCTGATTGCCGGTGAACCGGACATCTCCCGCGTGCCGATCATGATCGACTCCTCGAAGTGGGAAGTGATCGAAGCCGGCCTGAAATGCATTCAGGGCAAGGGCATCGTCAACTCGATCAGCATGAAAGAAGGCGTCGAGCAATTCATTCACCACGCCAAACTGTGCAAGCGCTACGGTGCCGCAGTCGTCGTGATGGCGTTCGACGAAGCCGGCCAGGCCGACACCGAAGCGCGCAAGAAAGAAATCTGCAAACGCTCCTACGACATTCTGGTCAACGAAGTCGGCTTCCCGCCGGAAGACATCATCTTCGACCCGAACATCTTTGCCGTGGCCACCGGCATTGAAGAACACAACAACTACGCCGTGGACTTCATCAACGCCTGCGCCTACATCCGCGACGAGCTGCCGTACGCGCTGACCTCGGGCGGCGTTTCCAACGTGTCGTTCTCGTTCCGTGGCAACAACCCGGTGCGCGAGGCGATTCACTCGGTGTTCCTGCTGTATGCGATCCGCAACGGCCTGACCATGGGCATCGTCAACGCCGGCCAGCTGGAGATCTACGACCAGATCCCGGCCGAGCTGCGCGACGCGGTTGAAGACGTAGTACTCAACCGCACTCCGAACGGCACTGACGCCCTCCTCGCCATTGCCGACAAGTACAAGGGCGACGGCAGCGTCAAGGAAGCCGAGACCGAAGAGTGGCGCAACTGGGACGTCAACAAGCGTCTGGAGCATGCGCTGGTCAAGGGCATCACCACGCACATCGTTGAAGACACCGAAGAATCGCGCCAGTCGTTCGCCCGCCCGATCGAAGTGATCGAAGGCCCGCTGATGTCCGGCATGAACATCGTCGGCGACCTGTTCGGTGCCGGCAAAATGTTCCTGCCGCAAGTAGTGAAATCCGCTCGTGTGATGAAGCAAGCCGTAGCCCACTTGATCCCGTTCATCGAGCTGGAAAAAGGTGACAAGCCGCAAGCCAAGGGCAAGATCCTGATGGCCACGGTGAAAGGCGACGTGCACGACATCGGCAAGAACATCGTCGGCGTGGTGCTGGGTTGTAACGGCTACGACATCGTCGACCTCGGCGTGATGGTCCCGGCGGAGAAGATCCTGCAGGTTGCCAAGGAGCAGAAGTGCGACATCATCGGCCTGTCCGGTCTGATCACGCCTTCGCTGGATGAAATGGTCCACGTCGCCCGTGAGATGCAGCGTCAGGACTTCCATTTACCCCTGATGATCGGTGGCGCGACCACTTCCAAGGCGCACACGGCGGTGAAGATCGAGCCGAAGTACAGCAACGATGCGGTGATCTACGTCACCGACGCCTCCCGCGCCGTGGGCGTGGCGACGCAGTTGCTGTCCAAGGAATTGAAACCGGCGTTTGTCGAGAAGACCCGCCTGGAATACATCGACGTTCGCGAGCGCACCGCCAACCGCAGCGCCCGCACCGAACGCCTGAGCTACCCGGCCGCCATCGCCAAGAAGCCGCAGTTCGACTGGAGCGCCTATGAGCCGGTCAAACCGACCTTTACCGGATCGCGTGTGCTGGACAACATTGATCTGAAGGTGCTGGCCGAGTACATCGACTGGACGCCGTTCTTTATCTCCTGGGACCTGGCCGGCAAGTTCCCGCGCATCCTCACGGACGAAGTGGTCGGTGAAGCCGCCACCGCGCTGTACGCCGACGCCCAGGAAATGCTTGCCAAACTGATCGACGAAAAACTCATCAGCGCCCGCGCAGTGTTTGGCTTCTGGCCGGCCAACCAGGTGCGCGAGGATGACATCGAAGTCTATGGCGATGACGGCAAGCCACTGGCCAAGCTGCATCACCTGCGTCAACAAATCATCAAGACCGACGGCAAGCCAAACTTCTCCCTCGCCGACTTCGTCGCGCCGAAGGACAGCGAAATCACCGACTACGTAGGTGGCTTCATCACCACCGCCGGCATCGGTGCAGAAGAAGTGGCCAAGGCCTATCAAGACGCTGGCGACGATTACAACTCGATCATGGTCAAGGCTCTGGCCGACCGTTTGGCCGAGGCCTGCGCCGAATGGCTGCACCAGCAAGTGCGTAAAGACTACTGGGGTTACGCCAAGGATGAGACGCTCGACAACGAGGCGCTGATCAAAGAGCAATACACCGGCATCCGCCCTGCTCCCGGCTATCCGGCCTGCCCGGATCACACCGAGAAAAGCACCCTGTTTGCCTTGCTCGACCCTGAAGCCAGCGAAATGCAGGCTGGCCGCAGCGGTGTGTTCCTCACCGAGCACTACGCAATGTTCCCGGCAGCGGCGGTCAGCGGCTGGTATTTCGCTCACCCGCAGGCGCAATATTTTGCGGTAGGCAAGATCGACAAAGACCAGGTGCAGAGCTACACGTCGCGTAAAGGGCAGGAATTGAGCGTGACTGAGCGGTGGCTGGCACCGAACCTCGGTTACGACAACTAA